TTCAAATTAATATCATTAGGAGCGAGCACTTTTGAAAACAATATTTCTATTGAGACATGCTAAAGCAGATAAAAGCCTGATTAATGATATGGGGCGGGACCTCTCTGGCAAAGGCCAAAGGCAAGCTGAATCGATAGGTCAGTGGATGTCGGAAAATGGGATAATGCCGGACTGGATTATCTGCTCACCAGCGAAACGAGCTAAGTCGACGGCAAAGATCTGCTCTGGTCGGATCGGCTACCAAAGAAGAATTCGCTTTGAAGAAAGTCTT
The sequence above is drawn from the Syntrophales bacterium genome and encodes:
- a CDS encoding histidine phosphatase family protein — translated: MKTIFLLRHAKADKSLINDMGRDLSGKGQRQAESIGQWMSENGIMPDWIICSPAKRAKSTAKICSGRIGYQRRIRFEESLYDAGSDTYLDILAALNNKYDSVMMVGHNPAISALVTILTDIQLDMSPCMLVCIEIALDEWRSVKDASGALKWFQIPL